One stretch of Zingiber officinale cultivar Zhangliang chromosome 6B, Zo_v1.1, whole genome shotgun sequence DNA includes these proteins:
- the LOC121993000 gene encoding uncharacterized protein LOC121993000, producing MDTGATAEAKRWLDIAERLLEVRDLSASKRFAERAMEADPLLDGVDQILAVADVLLASQRRVNNHVDWYAVLQLQPPSSSSPSPNADTTAVKRQFRRLALLLHPGRNSAHGADTAFRLVSDAFAVLSDPSKKALFDAELHIANSAAEVSASPKPNFYFTSTPASKDPFWTACPSCCYVHQYSREYLNQTLRCPNCSRAFEAIKLSAAPPVVPGTDMYYCSWGFFPLGFPGAPNIFAKEDLNADWNPFQPLHPSNHQQQGVARSSDRHVKPQNNGGNENLMEPKWSGSSTRTKKMAVKKVGRPSKKHPFARESKGASNVTVDLPKDPVPWPVSQAMPTNIGGVQGRDININQEVKIGSVDGVPAVDDYTINFHIDVNATDEILDNLQNLPFLRDDELHLRMP from the coding sequence ATGGATACAGGCGCAACGGCCGAGGCGAAGCGGTGGCTGGACATCGCTGAGAGGCTCCTCGAGGTGCGGGACCTTTCGGCTAGCAAGCGGTTTGCAGAGCGGGCGATGGAGGCGGATCCCCTTCTCGACGGCGTCGACCAGATCTTGGCTGTCGCCGACGTCCTCCTCGCCTCCCAGCGTCGCGTCAACAACCACGTCGACTGGTACGCCGTCCTTCAGCTCCAGCCCCCCTCATCTTCCTCCCCCTCCCCTAACGCCGACACGACTGCCGTCAAGCGTCAGTTCCGCCGGCTCGCTCTCCTCCTCCACCCGGGCCGAAATAGCGCACATGGAGCTGACACCGCCTTTCGTCTTGTGTCCGATGCCTTCGCGGTTCTCTCGGATCCCTCGAAGAAGGCCCTTTTCGATGCCGAGCTCCACATAGCCAACTCCGCCGCTGAGGTATCAGCCTCTCCTAAGCCTAATTTCTATTTCACCTCCACCCCTGCCTCCAAAGATCCATTTTGGACCgcctgcccctcctgctgctacGTGCATCAGTACTCTAGGGAGTACCTGAACCAGACCCTCCGATGTCCTAATTGCAGCCGGGCGTTCGAAGCCATCAAGCTCTCAGCCGCTCCTCCCGTCGTTCCAGGCACCGACATGTACTACTGCTCGTGGGGTTTTTTCCCACTTGGATTCCCTGGTGCCCCGAATATCTTTGCCAAAGAAGATCTCAATGCAGATTGGAACCCGTTCCAACCATTACATCCTTCCAATCATCAACAGCAGGGTGTGGCACGATCCTCAGACCGACATGTCAAGCCGCAGAATAATGGGGGCAATGAAAACCTGATGGAGCCAAAGTGGTCGGGGTCGAGTACGAGAACTAAGAAGATGGCGGTCAAAAAGGTCGGACGCCCATCAAAGAAGCACCCTTTTGCCAGGGAGAGCAAGGGGGCGAGTAATGTAACTGTTGACTTGCCAAAGGATCCTGTGCCATGGCCAGTCAGTCAGGCAATGCCTACAAACATTGGTGGAGTCCAAGGTAGAGATATAAATATCAATCAAGAAGTTAAGATTGGTTCTGTGGATGGAGTCCCTGCAGTTGATGATTATACCATTAATTTCCATATAGATGTTAATGCTACTGATGAAATTCTGGACAACCTTCAGAATCTTCCCTTTCTAAGGGATGACGAACTGCATCTGCGTATGCCTTAG
- the LOC121993002 gene encoding serine/threonine-protein kinase PEPKR2-like: MRRKRKGIRPPDTVAVSRTDDFDTARQIKKQCGEDWKVFRNQKAGSCSGGGEKAGCDGSRAAAGVVMTAPPYGRLAADYPGRGLKRKLGCMEPATRIGRKEKLEDEYVLGRKIGKGRFGSVRLCRSKANGEEFACKTLRKDGDETVHREVEIMQHISGHPGIVTLKAVFEDEISFHLVMELCSGGRLIDQINKEVRYSEQRAAILIKELITIIKYCCEMGVVHRDIKPENILLTASGKIKLADFGLAVRFIAGQKLSGRAGSPAYVAPEVLVGDYSEKVDIWAAGVLLHLLLVGELPFKGHSREAVFEEIKFMELHFITGAWEAISELAKDLVGKMLTRDASERITIDEILMHPWILFYTKCSSEAVTRKARIRRSAKPILDIKRVAALINSSLTAENSNSKSEEQHDGSCFVDVLAAAMGRVSISETKRSRLCGPIHPIQQQCSSNMEANLCTAF; encoded by the exons ATGAGGCGGAAAAGGAAAGGGATTAGGCCGCCGGACACTGTTGCTGTCTCCCGGACCGATGATTTTGACACGGCGCGTCAGATCAAGAAGCAGTGCGGCGAGGACTGGAAGGTGTTCCGCAACCAGAAGGCGGGATCTTGCAGCGGCGGGGGAGAAAAGGCAGGTTGTGATGGCAGCCGCGCGGCCGCTGGAGTGGTCATGACTGCTCCTCCCTACGGGAGATTGGCGGCTGATTACCCCGGCCGAGGGCTGAAGAGGAAGCTGGGGTGCATGGAGCCTGCGACCAGGATTGGGCGGAAGGAGAAACTAGAGGATGAGTATGTCCTCGGTCGCAAGATCGGGAAAGGGAGGTTTGGTTCTGTGCGGTTGTGCCGGAGCAAGGCCAATGGAGAAGAATTCGCCTGCAAGACTCTGCGTAAGGATGGGGATGAGACAGTGCATCGCGAGGTGGAGATCATGCAGCATATATCGGGCCACCCTGGCATTGTTACCTTGAAGGCAGTTTTTGAAGATGAGATAAGCTTCCATCTTGTTATGGAACTGTGTTCTGGGGGCCGGTTGATTGATCAGATAAACAAGGAAGTGAGGTACTCAGAGCAGAGGGCTGCCATTCTTATAAAGGAGTTAATCACGATCATCAAGTATTGCTGTGAAATGGGTGTTGTTCATAGGGACATCAAGCCAGAGAATATTCTTCTCACAGCTTCAGGGAAGATAAAACTGGCTGACTTTGGATTAGCAGTCCGATTTATAGCAg GGCAGAAGTTATCTGGACGTGCAGGGAGCCCTGCATATGTAGCCCCAGAAGTTCTCGTTGGAGACTATTCCGAAAAAGTTGACATTTGGGCTGCCGGTGTTCTTCTCCATCTGCTCTTGGTCGGTGAACTTCCATTCAAAGGTCACTCTCGAGAAGCTGTCTTTGAAGAAATCAAATTTATGGAGCTTCATTTCATCACCGGGGCTTGGGAGGCTATCTCGGAGCTTGCAAAGGACCTTGTTGGCAAGATGCTTACTCGGGATGCCTCCGAAAGAATCACAATCGATGAAATTTTGA TGCACCCATGGATTTTGTTCTACACAAAATGCTCATCTGAGGCAGTGACAAGAAAGGCCAGGATTAGAAGAAGTGCTAAACCCATACTTGATATAAAAAGAGTTGCTGCACTCATTAACAGCTCTCTTACAGCAGAGAATTCAAATTCAAAGTCGGAAGAGCAGCACGATGGCAGCTGTTTCGTCGATGTTTTGGCCGCGGCTATGGGACGAGTTTCCATATCTGAGACGAAGCGAAGCAGGCTTTGTGGCCCGATCCATCCCATCCAGCAGCAGTGCTCATCTAACATGGAAGCTAATCTTTGTACAGCATTCTAA